GGGATTGGAGCAGGGAAGAGAGATTCCTACCAGGCTGTCCCCTAGGGCAGTGGGTTCCAGAGTTCTGTATTCAGACTTCTTAGAAACAAGAAAacgagggtggggggcagggaggagtacAAGGCTGCCAGTGGTTAATTTTGTTCATGGATGTACACAGGCCATATTCTACTGAAACCATGCTTCCACACAAACGTGTTGGcatcaaaaatgtaaaatgaccTTTCAGAGTAATAGTCCTCTAAATCCAACACACTCCCCTACAAGAAAAACCCTCTCACCTGAGAATCACAGTTAACTGCTTGGCATCTGtagttccagtcttttttctgtgtatttgtatACAGATCTATATatacccacattttaaaaaaattagaatcatGCACTACATAAATTgtaaatccatttttttctcttaacaagaGGTCACGACTATTTTCATAAGTCATTGAATAACCTCCCAAAATGAGGCTTTTCCTAGCTGCACTGATGTAGTTTCACTGAAATAGAAGCGATTACTCTCACATGTAAATTGTATTAATCAGTTTTCCTGCTGTGTAGTGTGTTAGCCAAGCATGGGCACCTAGATCCTCCAGGTACTTCCTTGGCAACGTTTCCTCAGTCGCATTACTGCAGCCTGGTGTATTTTATAGAAAGAATACCCTCGAATTAGAGAAGGGACAGGATTTTCAGAACATCCGTCACTGTGGAGCCACTGCATGGTACCAAGCTCTGTGCTAGGCTTGTCTTGTTCTAAGCATGTCACGCAGGGCCTGTCTCCCCGTCAATCCTTCTATAGGCATAGACCCGCCGATGGGGGCAGCTCTGGGTATGTTGAGACCAGGTAGCTCCGTTCTTAGCTGACTGGATCGGGCTTGAACTTGACCCAGGGTGGGATCTGCTAGTCCGGAATGCTTTATTAAAACCAGGGATTCTCGGTTTTCGCAACACCCTTGGATCATCTGAGAAACTTTACAGAAATACTGATACCCAGTCTTCTCTGAAGACAATGGAATCAGAGTCTCTGGGGATGTCTAAACAGGCAAAAAGTGGAATAATGAGGTTCCTGTGCGATTTCGGCTTTCGGCTCAGAGGAGGTCAAGGTGCGACTTTCTTCGGTCCTCCCAAATCCGGGTTCATCTGACACCAGCCACCTCTACCATGCCACCTAAGTTCCACCCCAACGAGGTCAAAGTCGTGTGCCTGAGGTGCACTGGTAGGGAAGTCAGTGCGACATCTGCCCTGGCCCCCAAGATCGGCCCCCTGGGTGTGTCTCCAAAAAACACTGGTGATGACATCACCAAGGCAACTGGTGATTGGAAGGCTCTGAGGATTGCAGTGAAACTGACCATTCAGAACAGACAGGCCCAGACTGAGGTGGTACCTTCTGCTTCTGCCCTGATCATCAAAGCTATCAAGGAACCaccaagagacagaaagaagcagaaaaacattAAGCACAGTGGAAAAATCACTTTTGATGAGATTGTCAGCATTGCCCGACAGATGCTGCATCGGTTTTTAGCTAGGGAATTCTCTGGAACCATTAAAAAGATCCTGGGGACTGCCCAGTCTGTGGGCCGCAGTGTTGATGACCGTCACTCTCATGACATCATAGATGAAATCAACAGCTGTGTGGTGGAATGCCCAGCTGGTTAAgaactgcaaagaaaaataatttaataaagtgttatttgacaaaaaaaaaaaaaattcatgctcTCAGAAATCTGCACTGGGAAGTGCAGAGGGCATCAGGCCCTTGGCAGCAGATGTTGAGGGTGAGAGATGCACTGAACGGGATCTAGAGTTGGTCTTGCAAACTCAGAGAGGAGGGCAAAGAAATATGAATTTAGGAGGAtctatgcagtggagaaaagataacaGCAGAGAGGGTTGAAGACACCAGCTGGTCATAGAAAAGAGAGTGGCTGGATGGAGAAGGATGCAGACACCTGAAGCTGTTAAGAGGACCCAAGAGCAGCCCTGGATCCCTACACCACCCTCTCACCAATTCCAGTTCCATTAGGCTTGACTGTATGCCTGTGCTTACTCTTTGAGATCAGAGAGCATCCGTTTCCCTTATTGCTGGTCAAATCAGA
The DNA window shown above is from Phocoena phocoena chromosome 10, mPhoPho1.1, whole genome shotgun sequence and carries:
- the LOC136129526 gene encoding large ribosomal subunit protein uL11-like, with the translated sequence MPPKFHPNEVKVVCLRCTGREVSATSALAPKIGPLGVSPKNTGDDITKATGDWKALRIAVKLTIQNRQAQTEVVPSASALIIKAIKEPPRDRKKQKNIKHSGKITFDEIVSIARQMLHRFLAREFSGTIKKILGTAQSVGRSVDDRHSHDIIDEINSCVVECPAG